The sequence ATGCAGAAccaggtcctgtgtagattgtattttcaaataGCATTTATCAGAAAATAACACTGATCACatttgcatattttttttttacagtgttagtttaatCTGCTGTTGTACAAAATTATACAAACAGTTTTACTGCACTGATTTTGTTTTACAGAAAGGTATTATGGTAGAGTCAAGAGGCACTATTCATAACATTGGATTTGCAtgagctagacacacacacatacaataatgTTGTAtagaaaatatttatatattttttgtattacCAATAGCATAGTAATGCTAAATAgatctttttttaattttttaaaaatcgaTTTCCTCATGAAAAAGCTAAAGGACAAAACAATGAACAAGACAGGAGGGGGTTACAACAGCATACAATGAAAATACAATCAGTTACCTACATAATACACATTGAAAAAGGCTAAGCAAAACTATACTGCTgttttcctgtcctgtcctttcaCATCAGAATCAGATTAACAGTGGAATCATTGTTAAAGAGCTCTGTACTACACTACAGTCTCAATAAGTCTTCAAAATAACTCAGAATGTCCTCATAATCATTCATGTGTAGGATTGGCTGGCGATTGCTATAGCCTGCCTGTTTCAGGAACTTACGCAGCTTTAGGCCACGGATGTCCCTGAGCAGACCCCTGGTGACGCGGTAGGTGTTGTCAGGGTCAAAACTCAGACCGTCATCGTCATGCTGGGTCACATAAACCTTATCCACAGTCCCGTCGGGACGCAGACTGATGATGAGGCGGTCCATGTTACTGTCGTCTTGGTCACCAGTAAAGTCTTTTCTCACATACTGAGGAAGGCAATTGGATTCTTCCAGATTCAGGTTGCCCAC is a genomic window of Oncorhynchus tshawytscha isolate Ot180627B linkage group LG11, Otsh_v2.0, whole genome shotgun sequence containing:
- the LOC112261512 gene encoding uncharacterized protein LOC112261512 — its product is MVRGTLNTMEDLRLSGFGRHLPRHGLKLLFWFAKNYIDFDIMGEMVARYNPNEGGFDFHPFQNRPEWDDSNVTTTIAVITCNFLLPDNVHPYYIVGNLNLEESNCLPQYVRKDFTGDQDDSNMDRLIISLRPDGTVDKVYVTQHDDDGLSFDPDNTYRVTRGLLRDIRGLKLRKFLKQAGYSNRQPILHMNDYEDILSYFEDLLRL